A single region of the Candidatus Methylomirabilis lanthanidiphila genome encodes:
- a CDS encoding multidrug ABC transporter substrate-binding protein → MNILATVKIAFRALRVNTLRSALTMLGIIIGVAAVITMVAVGSGAKAQIAQQIRSIGSNVIIVLSGSLTSGGIRLGHGSILTLSEDDAKAIAAECPAVALTASSVRGTGQVVFGNNNWSTVIQGTAPEFLEIRDFRVLYGRPFTRQDVDGATKVALVGQTVVENLFGGTDPIGQIIRIKRVPFTVIGVLSPKGQSPWGQDQDDIVLLPISTAKKKVLGISQANARAVGAILIQARGPLMMKEAEDQITTLLRQRHHLQPDEEDDFNIRNLTEVFALQERAAEVMSLLLGAVALVSLVVGGIGIMNIMLVSVRERTREIGLRLAVGARMRDILTQFLVEAVTLSLIGGLIGIVLGLAVSTLISSMVMWATQISVVAILVAFTFSGLVGVFFGYYPARKASFLDPIEALRYE, encoded by the coding sequence ATGAATATCCTGGCCACTGTGAAGATCGCCTTCAGAGCCCTGAGGGTCAATACTCTCCGGTCGGCCCTGACCATGCTCGGGATCATCATCGGTGTCGCCGCTGTCATCACCATGGTGGCGGTGGGCTCCGGCGCCAAGGCCCAGATCGCGCAGCAGATCCGGAGTATCGGGAGTAACGTCATTATTGTCCTCTCGGGAAGCCTGACAAGCGGGGGCATTCGGCTGGGGCACGGCTCGATCCTGACCCTGTCGGAGGATGATGCGAAAGCGATCGCCGCCGAGTGCCCTGCCGTAGCGTTGACGGCCTCGAGTGTGCGTGGAACAGGGCAGGTCGTATTCGGGAACAACAACTGGTCGACGGTGATCCAGGGAACGGCTCCGGAGTTTCTTGAGATCCGGGATTTCAGGGTGCTGTATGGGCGTCCTTTCACACGGCAGGACGTGGACGGGGCAACGAAGGTAGCGCTGGTCGGGCAAACCGTGGTCGAGAACCTTTTCGGCGGCACCGACCCGATCGGACAGATCATTCGGATCAAGAGGGTCCCGTTTACCGTGATCGGTGTGCTCTCCCCTAAGGGACAATCGCCATGGGGACAGGATCAGGATGATATCGTCCTCCTTCCCATCTCCACGGCCAAGAAGAAGGTGCTCGGGATCAGCCAGGCCAATGCGCGCGCGGTGGGGGCCATCCTGATCCAGGCGCGCGGCCCGCTGATGATGAAGGAGGCGGAAGATCAAATCACAACGCTCCTTCGACAGCGGCATCACCTGCAGCCGGACGAGGAGGATGATTTCAATATCCGCAATCTCACAGAGGTCTTTGCCCTTCAAGAGCGAGCGGCCGAGGTGATGTCGCTTTTGCTGGGGGCCGTTGCCTTGGTGTCGCTGGTGGTGGGGGGGATCGGTATCATGAACATCATGCTCGTGTCCGTGAGGGAACGGACGCGGGAGATCGGATTGCGTCTGGCGGTCGGCGCCAGGATGCGCGATATCCTGACACAGTTTCTGGTCGAGGCGGTCACCCTGTCGCTGATCGGGGGTCTGATCGGGATTGTGCTGGGCCTGGCGGTCTCGACCCTGATCTCATCCATGGTCATGTGGGCTACGCAAATCAGTGTCGTCGCTATACTTGTGGCCTTCACCTTCTCAGGGTTGGTGGGGGTGTTCTTCGGCTATTACCCCGCCCGCAAGGCCTCCTTCCTCGACCCCATCGAGGCGCTCCGATACGAGTGA
- a CDS encoding Protein archease has translation MSDQRFELFETTADVGIVAWGETLEELFANAARGMFALMIDADTVRSTGLLPIEAQGRDLPSLLVAWLNELLYRCEAEEWAPVDVRVTAVEDGCARGELAGEPAETERHRFKGIVKAATYHLLECRKDGDHWQARVVFDV, from the coding sequence ATGAGCGATCAGAGATTCGAGCTGTTCGAAACGACAGCGGATGTCGGGATTGTGGCGTGGGGCGAGACTCTGGAGGAGCTGTTCGCCAATGCCGCCAGAGGGATGTTTGCGCTGATGATCGACGCGGACACAGTGCGCTCCACCGGCCTCCTCCCCATCGAGGCGCAAGGACGCGATCTTCCCTCGCTGCTGGTGGCATGGTTAAACGAGCTGTTGTACCGGTGTGAGGCCGAAGAATGGGCGCCGGTCGATGTGCGTGTGACGGCGGTCGAGGACGGGTGCGCGCGTGGAGAGCTGGCGGGAGAGCCTGCAGAGACGGAGCGGCACCGGTTCAAGGGCATCGTCAAGGCCGCCACGTATCACCTCCTCGAATGTCGTAAG